The Erinaceus europaeus chromosome 13, mEriEur2.1, whole genome shotgun sequence genome segment GCTGTCATCTTGGCTCCAtccactccaccccctttctCATCTCACTGTTTTAATGCAGATCTCTGAGCAGTATTTAGTTGAGGCTTGAATTAAATACGaaaactaatatatattttactagattttttaacctttttaaaatatattttatttattttccctttttgttgtccttgtttttttattgtacttgtagttattgatgtcattattgtttgatagaatagagagaaatggagagagtaggggaagacggaggggggggagaaagatacacacatgtagacctgcttcaccacctgtaaagcgattcccctgcaatggggagccaagggctcaaaccaggatccttaggctggtccctgagcttcgtgccacatgcgcttaacccactacgctttCTCCCGACTCCTGTTTTACTAGATTTTTGTGAatgcttttgttgaagaaaaattaaaaggttaTAAAGACATGCCAGTAAAAATTGTGGGCTCTCTAATGATCCTAATAGGCAGGATAACTCACTAAGTGTTTCCATAACCTCTTCTGTTTATATTGAACagctagggtattgtaccttttattcattacagtatcttccatctaggggccacactgtccagtgaagaggctgtgctgctaggttcaaacagagtctcaagctattgctgtgatttATGTTTCATattctggcctgaaagacattcaggaaAAGCAGAAGAAATGGCAGTTTCTTTggtaagtgacttgccccacaacagattctgtttctttttcctcttgaaaaagttgtattttaattgatacatgtttaatttactgtttctgttttgcccatcatatttctttctgtatctctgtctctttttctctttttccgtCAGGGCATTGCtcatccctggcttatggtgggtcacggaatagaacctggaacctgagagcctcaggcagagaatTTGTTATCTCCCCTACACTTGTATTTCTCTTTTCagttactctttttttattattaaacatttatttataaagtggaaatactgagaagaccataggataaaagggttacaattctatacaattcccaccaccagaatgccatatcccagtCCCTTCTCTCATAGCTTTTCTATATTCTttatcttctgggagtatgaactcagggtctttatggggtacagaaggtgaaaggtctggcttctgtaattgcttccctactgaacatggtcattgacaggtcaatccatactcccagcctgtcttactcttttccctagtggggcagggctctggggaagcaggaccctgttacttaaaaaaaattttaaatatattttagtgagagagagagagactgatcagAGTACTGTtctactctggcttatgttgatgctggggattgaaagcctcaagtatggaagtattttgcataaccactatgctatctctgcaGCCACTTACTCTTTCTTATAACTTAATTTTCTAGTtagtatcactgggactcagtgtcatcATTCTTGAATGTCatgttatgttatatatatatatatatatttatatatttatatggagagagagagagagagaaggcggggagagaaatagatacaagaaatgggggtggtggtggtgaagcacATAAAATTGTGAGACTTCCCTCTACAGCTGTTGGAGAGATGACTCTTGAATCCATCTGAGTTCTGACAGGTGATCATTTGTGGTCTCCACTTGGTATGCTACCAGAAAGACCTTGTGAAATAATTTTTGAATACCAAGACATAATTTGTGTTCTAAAGTGCAACTTTGTCTTACCTAGATATTTAGTTTCAAGCCCTGACAACACATATAGATATGAGAAGGGAAATTTCATGGGTGTTactctggtgtctttcccttttttgtctattttttttttcctgtactctttctttatttaagaaaggagacattaacaaaatcataggatgtggggggggggttacaactccacacaattcctgccaaccaatctccatatcccatcccatccccactagctttcccattctctatccctgtggcagcatggacccagggtcactgtgggttgcagaagttggaaggtctgcttctgtaattgcttccccgctgaccatgagcattgactggttgatccatactgccagtctgcctctctctctccctagtagggtgggtctctggggaagcggagatctaagacgcattggtggggtctgcagtccagggaagcctggccggcatcctgatggaatctggaacctggaggctgaaaagagagttaacagacaaagccaaacaaattcttgaagaatcatggacccaaatgttggaatagtggagataaagtgttggggggttctcactgcaaactctagtgtactgctgctttcaggtatatatttgccctggtttatggatacatgtgaacatatgctctatctcacagaactaggtctatatctaggttttgggagtttgttaggaagtggagcACCTGGGATGGAgtgtctatgaaaggaaaggtctcacccgagtgatgaagctgaagggttgtcgttccacacctgaagtctctggacacagtctgaagtgaagcatgctggggtggcactcgttgtgttgataaggttgcaatcagtggatgcaatatgatttgataagaattgggagaagcatacgggaaagtgggccctaccctagggtcccaggactgagggaagtttaggctctatggtggaaatgtgaggttcctgctgtcttagggttcaagaagacagttaTTGGATAACtattggatagttattgttatcatcgcaTTTTTTGTGGTaactgtgttaactttgaaaagtccctttgatagacATACagtttttccccttctcatattaaatagtgatttatctgactacaatttaataggtgtgtacataaacaccatacccaccaccaaaagattgtgtcccatcccacccacccacaccccctccctaccggcccaggaagccgtatgtccatcctccccctcaccataggattttttctttggtgccctacttctaatctatctagagaaaataagttaataaaattgttccaggaatagtggagtcatgcaCAAATGAGATTCATTAGGATACATACTTCCTAATATTCAGagtcttcattttctctctatttgatgtaatctggggcccgtattcagcttaggagcctattttCATAACTTTTgtctaaaatattataaaaatcagtaaatctacaaaagggtaaataaaccagtattaccctttttttttaaaatgaaactttattgttatagtaataCAGGAATCTGACAGTCAGGATTTGTGAGtgatttttaattgccctgtgactAAACATCTTGGTTAGAGAGACCATAAATGTCTTTCTGCACATTTACTGTGGTTGTTTATGTTACTCTACTGTGTTGTGTGAGTACATATATTGCTGATTCGCCctttgatgtatagcatgtaaatatattttcttatttttattactgtatctttgtcttggtgataggtcttttcattataccaaatattttcagtttcaTGTAGTCTCAGTAgatcatttttccatttatttatttatcattaatgTTGAGCTCAGGTCTCTGAAGTCATTTCCAAATCAGATACTATATACTGTACTTAGGATGACTTCTACAGATTTTTTTGGGTACtattctaacatccaagtgcatCTTAAGGAACATAAGACCCTTTCTCTGCAACAGATCTGATACTAAAGCTACAAgatgtttcatttcatttttttttttttagtttttttcaatacttttgttttatttattctcttttgttgcccttgttttatttttattttattttattttttattttttccctagaTTCCACAAGCataaacttgttttattttttatttacttatttttataatttttatttgtttattttatttattccttttgttgcccttgttgttttgttgttgtagttattattgatgtcattgttgttggataggacagagagaaatggagagaggaggggaagacagagagggagagagaaacagacacctgcagacctgcttcaccgcctgtgaagtgactcccctgcaggtggggagccgggggctcgaaccgggatccttccgcttgtCCTTGTACTTagcccacctgtgcttaacccgctgcgctaccgcccgactcccacccttgtttttttattgttgttgtagttattgttgttattgatgtcattgttggatattacagagagaaatgaagataggaggggaagacagactcccgaaatgtttcatttctaacaaaCTTATCATCATcatattttgttcactttttactCACCTTTTTTATCACTGTGGCCTCATTACGAATTCATTACACCCAGTagccattttcttatttatatttttgagtttatataggtgaagagaattcataaagagagaaagtgaaggagagctatctgtgtgtgtgtgtcatatgaaattgttattcatatataataactgaaattaatgtttatttccttttaatgagAAGAACTGATGGTAGAAGACACTCCAACTTTGAGCTCCAAGTCCCCAGGGGATGTAGGTTTAATTCCAGTTACCTTCTGCTTTACtctccctatcaaattctctttacCTGTATAAAATTTACATTATAAGTAAGGAAGATGTCTAAAACTGCTCCACACTTGTGAAGagtgccccgccccaccccaaccccctcccataTGTGAGAACTAGGATATatagaatctgggtccttttaTATGGCAACGTGAGCACCCTTGTGCTCCCACACAGCCCTAAGGTTTTATCATTTACTAATTACACAACTATAGAGGGGGAAGAGTGAGGATAGGGATATCTCTCTGCCATATGAGATACCAGGTATTGTACTCAGGGCCTCATGAAAGAGAGTCCAATATTCTAATCAATGTACCAACTTCTAGAGCATGTTTAAGAGGTATTTGATTTTCAAGTCACCAAAGACGTGTTTCATCTGCAGATGAGACAGTGCTTCACAGGCTTCCTAATGTAGACactgaatggctaatctgctgtcactcgcattttctcacatgaacacattgcacatattttagggctcagtgacctatgaagatgtaactgtggtattcactcaagaggagtgggcactattaaatccttcagagaagaaactctacagagatgtgatgtgtgaaaacttgaggaactttctttcaaTAGGTAACTCTAATCGCCTTAATCTTTCAACTAGAAGACAAATCACTTTGTGTTCACCAATGTATAAATGGAGACAGTGTTAAGTGAGCAGGGTTTGATTGCAACTCATGATGGATCACAAATTCAAtcttgtggtccagaaggtggcacagtgggtaaagcattgtattctggaccttgaggtcctgagtttgatccttggcaacacatgtaatagaatgatgtctggttctttcgctatctttctcataaataaagaaataaattcttaaaaaaaaaaatcaggttgcggtacacacagactctcatgcctcaggctctgtcatgttccaggatcagtcccctgcaacatcataaaccagagctgagcactcctctggtaataaataaataaataaataagaaagaatatttaatctgtataatttctttcttttttaaaaaaataatttattttttcatgcaaaaaataggaggagagaaaaaaacagccttcactctggtacatgtgctgccagggatcgaacttgggacctcatgcttaagagtctagtgccttagccactgtgccacttcccaggccattatttgtataatttctaatactttatttattttgtaattttagaaaaaatacaaGAACATTCCACCAAAGAGCTGCATAACTTGCATGGGAGTAAACAAAGGTGAGTTACATTTACAACGAAATGTGATATACCACCCAGCAAGCAGctgtgttttcaaatattttatctcTGTAATTTACTGAGATCTGGTGCCTGCATGGTTTCACTGTAGTagatttatgttttgttttgttttgttttattaaattatttttagtcatttatccccttttgttgcctttgttttattgttgtagttattgatgtagttgttgaataggacagagagaaatggagagatgatggggagagaaagacagacacctgcagatctgcttcaccacttgtaaagcgatttccctgcaTGTGGAagcctggggactcgaacccggatcattaggctggtacttgtgctttgtgccacctttgcttaaccccttaacccgctgtgctactgcctgactcccaacttttgggttcttaattgtgtgctctctactgacGTAATGATTGCAGAGCAGCTCTTTTAATAcaatttattaagaaaataatatttataacgAAAACAAAATTTATACTCACTGCCACAGATAGATTAATTTTTCAATAAGCTTATCAAAGATACTTCATTGCTAGTTTATAGAATAGTTGTGCACGTGACTCAAATATGATGTATGTGACATACATGACTGAGTTTCCCATCTGAGTCACTGGCAACAGAAGTAATATAATGATGTTCTAAATTACCTGTCTTTTCTCTACTTTATAAGAAAGTCTTCCACACATGTAACAAGGAAATGgaagtttttccttttgttgcccttgttgttttttattgttgttgtacttattgttgttgttactgatgtcgttgttagataggacagagagaaatggagagaggaggggaagacagggacagagaaagatagacacctgcagacctacttcaccacctgtgaagtgactcccctagaggtggggaggcagggtcttgaactgagaaccttgcacttcgcaccaagtgtgcttaacctcctgtgctactgccagactcccatgaattttttttttaagattttaaaaaatttattcattaatgagaaatataggagagaaagaaccagacatcactctggtatatgtgctgtcggggattgaactcaggatctcttgcttgagagtctagtgctttagccattgcgccacctcccagaccacgaataTCTGTATATTTTTATAATACTTAGATGTAGTCCTTCTAAAAAAGATCAGTACTTTCATTGAAAAATTTAACACAAAGTCAAAATGTGCTATTAACAAATAGTAGTTCAATTAATATATTCAAAATACCTGTAAAGATTTCATTAGTGGTGccataatatatttatatgagaatatctagtttttaaaaaatgtatatttatttatttcctttttgttgcccttgtttccattgttgttgtagttattattgttgttgatgtagtcattgttggataggacagagaggaattgagagtgaagtggaaggtgggggggggtggagagagaaagacagacacctgcagacctgcttcaccgcctgtgaagcgacttccctgccaggggctcgaaccaggatctttactccagtccttgtgctttgcgtcatgtgcgcttaacccgctgtgctaccaccgaactCCTGTCATtgattttggacaggacagagagaaatagagaatgggagagaaagatagacacctgaagacctgctttaccacctgtgatgagactcacctgcaggtggggagcgagggactcaaactgggacccaTAAACCTGTCCTTAgatttggtgccatgtgtgctcatcccgttgtgctaccgcctgactcccaagaccagcccccccctttttttttttttttttaccaatttttAACTTCAAttttgaaatcttttaaaaaatttttgttgttaattgatagagacagagaaattgagagagaatggggagataggaagagagacagaaagacacagaactGCGTcaatgcttgtaaagtgactcccctgcaaggtggagatctgggggcttgaaccgagatcttaACTGGTCCTAGCACTTTTATGTGTGAgcctaatccactgcactaccacctaacacCCTCAAGATCTTTTTACAGTTTTGAATATTTGATTTTATTCAGTATACGTTTTTTAGTGAAATCTGCTATTAATGTCTGATTTTGTGGCTAAGTAAAATAATATCCTGCATCTCAATAATAGATGCAATTACAGTTTTATGCATTAAAATGTCAATTATTCATTATATTACAGTCATACAGCCATGAAAATCCGTAAGGGAAAAAACAGTCAGAATGGTAGAAaatctcaagaatgtgaagtatacaacaaatTATTTTCTTATTCTATTCATCTTCaacaacatgaaagaattcacactggagagaaaccctataaatgtaaactatgtagtaaaacattcagttgttccaaaagttttcggacacatgaaagaattcacagtggagagaaaccctataaatgtaaactatgtagtaaaatatTCAGTTGTTCCCGTAATCTTCggatacatgaaagaattcacagtggagtgaAACCCTATAAATGtgaactatgtagtaaaacattcaggcagtccagtagtcttcggacacatgaaagaattcacagtggtgagaaaccctatgaatgtaaacagtgtagtacaAAATTCAGGCTATCCAGTCATCTTCGGCAACATGAAAgatttcacagtggagagaaaccctatgaatgtaaactatgtagtaaaacattcaggaggTCCTGTCATCTTcaaacacatgaaagaactcacagtggagcgaaaccctatgaatgtaaacagtgtaataAAACATTTGGGCAATCCAgtcatcttcggacacatgaaagaattcacagtggagagaaaccctatgaatgtaaactatgtagtaaaacattcaggcaaccCAGGCATCTTCTGGAGCATGAACGAACTCACAGTGGATTTaaaccctataaatgtaaactatgtagtaagacATTCGTAGGATCCAGTTATCTTCGGCAACATGAACAaactcatagtggagagaaaccctatgagtgtaaacagtgtagtaaaagatTCAGTTGTACTGgtagtcttcagagacatgaaaaaattcacagtggagagaaaccctatgaatgtaaactatgtaataAAACATTCAGTTTTTCTGGTAGTcttcagaaacatgaaagaattcacagtggagagaaaccctatgagtgtaaacagtgtagtaaaacattcagttgttccagtgctcttcggacacatgaaagatctcacagtggagagaaaccctatgaatgtaaactatgtagtaaaacattcaggcaatccagtcatcttcggcaacatgaaagatctcacagtggagagaaactctatcaatgtaaacaatgtagtaaaagattcatttgttccagtagtctttgggcacatgaaagaactcacagtggagagaaaccctatgaatgtaaacagtgtagtaaaacattcagttcttccagtaatcttcggagacatgaaaaaattcacagtggagagaaaccctttgagtgtaaactatgtagtaaaacattcagttgtggtggtaatcttcggacacatgaacgaattcacagtggagagaaacactatgaatgtaaacaatgtggtAAAGCATTCAGttattccagtagtcttcagacacatgaaagaattcacagtggagagaaaccctatgaatgtaaactatgtagtaaaacattcagctgGTATGGTAATCtttggagacatgaaagaattcacagtagaGAAACCCCATAAATGTAAAGTATGTAGTAAAAGTTTCATGTTTTCCAGtgatcttcagagacatgaaagaattcacagtggagagaccCTATGAATATAAACATTCATatgaatgtagtaaaacatttagtAATGTAGTAAAATGTACCCTatgaatgtagtaaaacatttcaGTTGTTCAGGTAGTCTTCGGAAACATGAAAGAAATCACattagagggagttgggtggcagcagagtgggttaagcgcacatggcacaaagtgcacggaTAGGTTTAAGGGTCCCTGTTCGAGCTTAACCTGCTTCCCTTCCGCCTGACTGCCAAAGTATTATTTGTTTatatctaattttatttattccataaaggtggccagaaagtgagagtgtgggaaagagagagagatacctgcagcactgctcaccactcctgaagctttcttcctgcacgtggggatcggggactcaaaccctggtccttgcacagtacAATgtttgcattcaaccaggtgtacaatggcttgaattcagaaCCTTATATATTAAGTGTCTGATTttcatccactgcactacctcccaccaTAATTTTATCACTGAATTGATGACATATGTCACTGAATTGATGACATATAAGCCTACTCTTACTCTTAAGTCTCATCTTacattttcctttcatttcaaAGTCCTGACTTTAttgaagcacacatattacttcCCTGAATGAACCTTTTACTCTCTAACTCCTTTGGCTTCATGGTCCCCACTCCACACTCCCTAAAATTTCTTAGTTAAGATAAGTTCAGTTGACCAAGCAAGTTCAGGCAATAGGGACCtaattataaaaacaaatgttCACTGTCTACAACCATGATTGTTGCTACCCTACATGCTATCAAAGACTTACTAAGGGCCACTATTACTCCATATTGTCTTAAGGCAACCAAGAAAAACCTCGTAATCCAACTGCTGCAGTACAGCAGCACTTTACCCTTGAAAAACTAGTCTCGGCATTTCTACCTATCATCAGTTGTTTTGTAAATTGAGGTCATAATAGCCCCAAAACCCAAAATTTGCTTAACTGACAAAAACTGCTAGGGACTGGGATCAAATTCCCTGACAAACAGGTCTGAAATTTAGGTGACCCCCCCAGCTACCTCCTCCTGATGTGTATAAAATTAATCTGCCTCATATGCCACTATTGGGAAGTGCATGTAGCCCATGCTTAAGCTTGCTCCAATAAAGGatctttgcttttacatgtgattCTGGCCTCTCTTTGGGAATAGGATTTAAAAATCTGGGCATAACACGTACCTCCTTAGAACATAGCTCCATTctcgtctcttttttcttttgcttccagggttattgttggggctcagtgactgcactaggaatccactgctcttggaagccattttttcccttttgttgtataaCTGCTATGCTCAATCACTAACCCCTAACGTGCCCCAGACACATGGTTTCAGTTCAAAATTGTTTTGAATCTGGGgcccagatcaaattaatggggtttatagCTGATggtatttacacacctttcccatttttGGAAGCTGCCCtcttccctaatctagctttttagccccttttccagccatgatatctcaaacaataacttgggtccatctgcatatcatatgtcaggctcttaaaaaaaagaaactagtataatcatgggccctttggaatataacaaaaataggcctactaactctacaaaacagagacccccaaatcttcacctgcactattccagcctttaggttcatgattagtcaacaattaatttggctctatatgtcaACTCTActtacagccaccaggtttagattctaccataatgccaactggtCTTCCTTGggtaaatgaccccaccaatgtgtcctggagtcccacattctcagagcccttccccactcgggaaagagagaggctgggagtatggattgacctgtcaatgtccatgttgagcggagaagcaattccagaagccagacatttcaccttctgcaccccataatgaccctgggtccatactcccagagggataaagaatagggaagctgtcaagggaggggctggggtatggagatctgggggtggggattgtgtggatttTTTCTTACggcttttccagttttttttacttttttataaataaaaatatgaagtttcatgggagtcaggtggtattgcagcgggttaagcgcacgtggcataaagcgcaaggaccagtgtaaggatcccgattaaaCCCCCTGGCTtccaacctgcaagggagttgcttcacaggtagtgaagcaagtctgcagatgtctatctcatcccctctctccatttctctctgtcctatccaacaatgatgaccacaacaatagtaactacaacaataaaaaacaagggcaacaaaaggtaataagtattttttcaaaagttttggggtgtgggagtctccaGAAAATTAGGGCTTGCCTGACCCCACAATCTTGCTACCACGTCCTGCATGGGGTAAAGTCGAACTGGAGTCCTGACATGAGGAATGAGTGCTGAGGGGTAGGGAGGTCTGTGCCATAGACACAacaactttattttgtttgaggcatatatatatatatatatatatatatatatatatatatatatatatatttcacatcaCCAGCTAAACAATAGGCAAGCGGTAACAAGTTCAGGCAGCACCTGGTATTTATGAACTATATATTTATTCAGCAGCCAGGAAATCCAAGGTCAAGTCAGAATGTTCTGCTAATGTTTGCAGCATAACTGGGGAAGTTGCGGGTTCAACCAAAGGCCATGGTGTTCTTGCCCATGCTTTCTCCTGGCAGCCTTGTTTATCAAGGGCCTGAAGGAAACTTGCCTTTTTATGGTCCTCTACAtctccccttttttattatttaaaaatgaagtttACTTTGTGGATGTAATTGAAGGGCATGCACTTGTGCCCAGAGATTTTGCAGCTGCTGAACAACCAAACGGAGGAATAAAGGGAGGCACAACATAATCATTAGAAGCATGAGTAGACTGATAAACCTattaacatgtgccagagttgagaGGGTTGAACCAATTGATTTAAACTACCCACCAGGTCAACCCCAAGATCATTCTCCGCCAGCTTAGGGGCCtttatcatttatttctttacttttactttatcatttatttttttactcagtatcatttatttctttactcgAGACTATCCAAACTGGTGTTTGCATCATGCCATATCCCTGTAACATGATTCTGTCCCAGGGATATTTAGTGGCATTGTAGGTATGGTTAGTAATACAGATCCATTTAAAGTCAGCATGGCATTGCAGGGTCCCTCTTTTAGTGCTTATACTTGGTCACCAATTACTTGAACAGTATCCCATAAAACGTTAAGCCTGCCTTCTaagtttttatctttgttttcttgGGTTCCTAAAGCGAGACTAACATTCTTAgctaaccagtcaacgcccatgttcagcagggaagcaattacagaagccagaccttccaccctctgtggaacccacaacgaccctggatccatactcccagaaagatagagaatgggaaggctaccagggagggaatgggatatggaactgtaccccctcttattctaaggttttgttaatgtctc includes the following:
- the LOC132532448 gene encoding zinc finger protein 554-like, with protein sequence MFLLNCIGLKHVFFFPEKFSALVCGGVRDRTWNFGASGATLSSEEAVLLGSNRVSSYCCDLCFIFWPERHSGKAEEMAVSLGSVTYEDVTVVFTQEEWALLNPSEKKLYRDVMCENLRNFLSIEKIQEHSTKELHNLHGSKQR
- the LOC103128154 gene encoding zinc finger protein 709-like → MRTNERQGSVTYEDVTVIFTQEEWALLNPSEKKLYRDVMCENFRNFLSIEKIQEHSTEAQHNLHGSKQSNTTVKISVDNDSQNGRKFQECEVYSRLFTYPIHLQQHDRIHSDEKPYECKQCSETFSSSSLRRHVRIHSGEKPYECKQCSKTFSYFSFLQKHERTHSGEKQYECKQCSKTFWSSSCLRTHERIHSGEKPYKCKLCSKTFRQSSHLQTHQKIHTGEKPYECKLCSKTFSCSSSLRKHERIHTGEKPYECKLCSKTFSYSSTLRRHERIHSGEKPYECKLCTKTFSYSCHLRIHERIHSGEKPYQCKLCNKTFGRSSHLWHHERTHSGEKPYECKQCGKTFTYSIHLQQHERIHTGEKPYKCKLCSKTFSCSKSFRTHERIHSGEKPYKCKLCSKIFSCSRNLRIHERIHSGVKPYKCELCSKTFRQSSSLRTHERIHSGEKPYECKQCSTKFRLSSHLRQHERFHSGEKPYECKLCSKTFRSKTFVGSSYLRQHEQTHSGEKPYECKQCSKRFSCTGSLQRHEKIHSGEKPYECKLCNKTFSFSGSLQKHERIHSGEKPYECKQCSKTFSCSSALRTHERSHSGEKPYECKLCSKTFRQSSHLRQHERSHSGEKLYQCKQCSKRFICSSSLWAHERTHSGEKPYECKQCSKTFSSSSNLRRHEKIHSGEKPFECKLCSKTFSCGGNLRTHERIHSGEKHYECKQCGKAFSYSSSLQTHERIHSGEKPYECKLCSKTFSWYGNLWRHERIHSRETP